The proteins below are encoded in one region of Pseudomonas putida NBRC 14164:
- a CDS encoding HAD family hydrolase, producing the protein MNKGYELLIFDWDGTLADSIGRIVEAMNAAAERAGEAPSSDGAVKGIIGLALGEAIHTLYPHLAPEQVERFRQHYADIYMALDQQPSPLFEGVVESLDAFRAEGYRLAVATGKARRGLDRVLKANGWEAFFDITRAADETRGKPHPLMLEEILGHCGVEPGRALMVGDSAFDLQMASNAGMHSVAVGYGAMSLQALAEFGPQVCIDHFSQLREWLGGSAIPLPR; encoded by the coding sequence ATGAATAAAGGCTATGAGCTACTGATCTTCGACTGGGACGGTACCCTGGCCGATTCCATCGGGCGTATTGTCGAGGCCATGAATGCCGCCGCCGAGCGTGCCGGCGAGGCGCCCAGCAGCGACGGCGCGGTCAAGGGCATCATCGGTCTGGCCCTGGGTGAGGCGATCCATACGCTGTACCCGCACCTGGCGCCTGAGCAGGTCGAGCGCTTTCGTCAGCACTATGCCGACATCTACATGGCGCTGGACCAGCAGCCTTCGCCGCTGTTCGAGGGCGTGGTCGAGTCGCTGGATGCCTTCCGTGCCGAGGGTTACCGCCTGGCGGTGGCGACCGGCAAGGCGCGTCGTGGGCTGGATCGGGTACTCAAGGCCAATGGCTGGGAGGCGTTCTTTGACATCACTCGCGCTGCTGACGAAACCCGCGGCAAGCCGCATCCGCTGATGCTCGAGGAAATTCTCGGCCATTGCGGCGTCGAACCGGGGCGTGCGCTGATGGTCGGGGACTCGGCATTCGACCTGCAGATGGCCAGCAATGCCGGCATGCATTCGGTGGCGGTGGGCTATGGTGCCATGTCGCTGCAGGCGCTGGCCGAGTTTGGTCCGCAGGTGTGCATCGATCACTTTTCCCAGCTGCGTGAGTGGCTGGGCGGTTCCGCAATTCCACTTCCAAGGTAG
- the fabD gene encoding ACP S-malonyltransferase: MSASLAFVFPGQGSQSLGMLAELGAEKPVIIETFKEASDALGYDLWKLIQEGPEEQLNQTDKTQPAILTASIALWRLWLAEGGAAPAFVSGHSLGEYSALVAAESISLKDAVRLVERRGQLMQEAVPAGHGAMAAILGLDDAVVVEICAEAAEDQVVSAVNFNSPGQVVIAGNKAAVDRAMELCKAKGAKRALPLAVSVPSHCALMKPAAERFAESVNAIEWKAPQIPVVQNVTAAIAADLDALKHDLLAQLYQPVRWVECVQTLAANGAVNLVECGPGKVLAGLNKRCADGVTTYNLNTPDAVAATRAALA, translated from the coding sequence ATGTCTGCATCCCTCGCATTTGTCTTTCCCGGTCAAGGTTCCCAGTCGCTGGGCATGCTCGCCGAGCTCGGCGCCGAGAAGCCAGTGATCATCGAAACCTTCAAGGAAGCTTCCGACGCACTCGGTTACGACCTGTGGAAGCTGATCCAGGAAGGCCCGGAAGAGCAACTCAACCAGACCGACAAGACCCAGCCGGCCATCCTCACCGCGTCCATCGCGCTGTGGCGCTTGTGGCTGGCGGAAGGCGGCGCCGCGCCAGCCTTCGTCTCCGGTCATAGTCTGGGTGAATACAGTGCCTTGGTTGCCGCTGAAAGCATCAGCCTGAAAGACGCCGTTCGCCTGGTCGAGCGCCGTGGTCAGTTGATGCAGGAGGCCGTGCCTGCAGGTCACGGTGCCATGGCTGCAATCCTTGGCCTGGACGACGCCGTGGTGGTAGAAATTTGCGCCGAAGCGGCAGAAGACCAAGTGGTCAGCGCCGTCAACTTCAACTCGCCAGGCCAGGTGGTCATCGCAGGTAACAAGGCTGCGGTAGATCGGGCCATGGAGCTGTGCAAGGCCAAAGGTGCCAAGCGCGCCCTGCCGCTGGCGGTCAGCGTGCCGTCGCACTGTGCCCTGATGAAGCCGGCCGCCGAGCGCTTTGCCGAATCGGTCAATGCCATCGAATGGAAGGCGCCGCAAATTCCGGTGGTGCAGAACGTCACCGCTGCCATTGCCGCCGACCTCGATGCCCTCAAGCATGACCTGCTGGCCCAGCTGTACCAGCCTGTGCGTTGGGTCGAGTGCGTGCAGACCCTGGCTGCCAACGGTGCAGTCAACCTGGTCGAGTGCGGCCCGGGCAAGGTCCTGGCTGGCCTGAACAAGCGTTGCGCCGACGGCGTGACCACCTACAACCTCAATACCCCTGACGCCGTTGCCGCCACCCGCGCGGCACTGGCCTGA
- a CDS encoding Maf family protein yields MLPLLLASSSAYRRELLTRLRLPFTWASPDIDEQRRDDEPAVELVRRLARQKAEALAGSHPAHLIIGSDQVAVLGEQVLGKPHTFERACEQLLECSGQQVSFLTGLALLNSATGHCQVDCVPFTVTLRELSRERVERYVTAEQPLDCAGSFKAEGLGVSLFQSTHGCDSTSLIGLPLIRLVDMLTREGVVVP; encoded by the coding sequence ATGCTTCCTTTGTTACTGGCTTCCAGCTCTGCCTATCGCCGCGAACTGCTGACACGCCTGCGCCTGCCCTTCACTTGGGCAAGCCCCGATATAGACGAACAGCGACGGGATGACGAGCCCGCCGTGGAACTGGTGCGCCGGCTGGCCAGGCAAAAGGCCGAAGCTTTGGCGGGCAGCCATCCCGCGCACCTGATTATCGGTTCGGACCAGGTTGCAGTACTGGGCGAACAGGTGCTGGGCAAACCACACACGTTCGAGCGGGCTTGCGAGCAACTGCTGGAGTGCAGCGGGCAGCAGGTGAGCTTTCTGACCGGATTGGCATTGCTCAATAGCGCGACCGGGCACTGCCAGGTGGACTGCGTGCCGTTTACGGTGACGCTGCGCGAATTGAGCCGGGAGCGGGTGGAGCGCTATGTGACGGCGGAACAGCCACTGGATTGCGCAGGAAGCTTCAAGGCAGAGGGCTTGGGGGTGAGTTTGTTCCAGAGCACCCACGGGTGCGATTCGACCAGCCTGATCGGGCTGCCGTTGATTCGACTGGTGGATATGTTGACCCGGGAGGGGGTGGTTGTCCCTTGA
- the plsX gene encoding phosphate acyltransferase PlsX — MSAQIIAIDAMGGDFGPRSIVQASIACLSATPSLHLTLVGQPSLLEDLVSGLAAADRARLQIVAASEVIGMDERPSQALRGKPDSSMRIALELVRDGKAQACVSAGNTGALMALSRFVLKTLPGIDRPAMVAAIPTQAGYCQLLDLGANVDCSAENLYQFAVMGSVAAQALGVHRPRVALLNIGTEDIKGNQQVKLAATLLQNARGLNYVGFVEGDGLYRGEADVVVCDGFVGNILLKSSEGLATMIGARIEKLFKGGAFARVAGAVAMPLLKRLQADLAPARHNGASFLGLQGIVIKSHGSAGVQGFQSAIQRALIEIQENLPQRLHGRLEDLLP, encoded by the coding sequence TTGTCCGCTCAGATCATCGCGATCGACGCAATGGGCGGGGACTTCGGTCCCCGCAGCATTGTCCAGGCTAGCATTGCCTGCCTTTCGGCTACCCCCTCGCTGCACCTGACCCTCGTCGGTCAACCCTCCCTCCTAGAAGATCTTGTCAGCGGCCTTGCAGCTGCGGATCGCGCGCGCCTGCAGATTGTCGCCGCCAGTGAGGTGATCGGTATGGACGAGCGGCCCTCCCAGGCGCTACGCGGCAAGCCGGACTCGTCGATGCGCATCGCCCTCGAACTGGTGCGTGACGGCAAGGCCCAGGCCTGCGTCAGTGCCGGCAATACCGGGGCGCTGATGGCGCTGTCACGCTTCGTGCTCAAAACCTTGCCGGGTATCGATCGGCCAGCCATGGTGGCGGCGATCCCGACCCAGGCGGGTTACTGCCAGCTGCTGGACCTGGGTGCCAATGTCGATTGCAGCGCCGAGAACCTCTATCAGTTCGCGGTGATGGGCTCGGTGGCCGCCCAGGCCCTGGGTGTGCATCGGCCGCGTGTGGCATTGCTGAACATCGGTACCGAGGACATCAAGGGCAACCAGCAGGTCAAGCTGGCGGCCACGCTGTTGCAGAACGCTCGCGGCCTTAACTACGTCGGTTTCGTCGAAGGGGATGGCCTGTACAGAGGGGAGGCGGACGTGGTGGTGTGCGACGGTTTTGTCGGCAACATCCTGCTTAAATCCAGCGAGGGTCTGGCAACGATGATCGGTGCACGCATCGAAAAGCTGTTCAAGGGCGGTGCATTTGCTCGCGTTGCCGGGGCCGTGGCCATGCCGCTGCTCAAGCGCCTGCAGGCCGACCTGGCGCCGGCGCGGCACAACGGTGCGAGCTTTCTGGGGTTGCAGGGTATCGTCATCAAGAGCCATGGCTCGGCAGGCGTGCAGGGCTTCCAGAGCGCCATCCAGCGGGCGTTGATCGAAATTCAGGAAAACCTGCCGCAGCGCCTGCATGGCCGCCTTGAAGACCTGTTGCCTTAG
- the rpmF gene encoding 50S ribosomal protein L32 → MAVQQNKKSRSARDMRRSHDALSENALSVEKTTGEIHLRHHVSPEGVYRGRKVIDKGADE, encoded by the coding sequence ATGGCTGTTCAGCAGAACAAAAAATCCCGCTCTGCCCGTGACATGCGCCGTTCGCACGACGCCCTGTCGGAAAACGCGCTGTCGGTAGAGAAAACCACCGGTGAAATTCACCTGCGCCACCACGTTTCGCCAGAAGGCGTATACCGTGGTCGTAAAGTGATCGATAAGGGCGCTGACGAGTAA
- a CDS encoding S49 family peptidase codes for MADEWKAPEAAPEEREGREERKSWQLLEKTLLASVQEQRRARRWGIFFKLLTFIYLFGFLALFTPLMDMDKAASRSASHTALVEVRGVIADQEGASADNIVKSLRDAFKDSKTKAVVMRINSPGGSPVQAGYVYDEIRRLRAEYPAIKLYAVIADLGASGAYYIASAADEIYADKASLVGSIGVTAAGYGFVGTMEKLGVERRAYTSGEHKAFLDPFSPEKPEETRFWQGVLDTTHNQFIAMVKQGRGERLKDKDHPELFSGLIWSGEQAKALGLVDGLGSASYVAREIVGEKELVDFTVQESPFDRFSKRVGASVAEHLAMWMGFQGPQLR; via the coding sequence ATGGCAGACGAATGGAAAGCCCCCGAGGCCGCACCCGAGGAGCGCGAAGGGCGCGAAGAGCGCAAGAGTTGGCAACTGCTGGAAAAGACCTTGCTGGCCAGTGTGCAGGAGCAGCGCCGGGCGCGGCGCTGGGGGATCTTCTTCAAGCTGCTGACTTTCATCTACCTCTTCGGCTTCCTGGCATTGTTCACGCCACTGATGGACATGGACAAGGCGGCATCGCGCAGTGCCAGCCATACCGCGCTGGTCGAGGTACGCGGGGTGATTGCCGACCAGGAAGGCGCCAGCGCCGACAACATCGTCAAGAGCCTGCGCGACGCGTTCAAGGACAGCAAGACCAAGGCCGTGGTCATGCGCATCAACAGCCCGGGCGGCAGCCCGGTGCAGGCGGGTTACGTGTATGACGAAATCCGCCGCCTGCGCGCCGAGTATCCGGCCATCAAGCTGTATGCGGTAATTGCTGATCTTGGTGCTTCCGGTGCCTATTACATTGCCAGTGCGGCGGACGAGATCTATGCCGACAAGGCTAGCCTGGTGGGCTCGATTGGCGTGACGGCGGCTGGTTACGGCTTTGTCGGCACCATGGAGAAGCTGGGCGTGGAGCGGCGTGCCTACACCTCGGGTGAGCACAAGGCCTTCCTTGATCCGTTCTCCCCTGAAAAGCCAGAAGAAACCCGGTTCTGGCAGGGGGTGCTGGACACCACGCACAACCAGTTCATCGCCATGGTCAAGCAAGGGCGCGGCGAGCGCCTGAAGGATAAGGACCACCCGGAGTTGTTCAGTGGCCTTATCTGGTCGGGCGAGCAGGCCAAGGCGCTGGGGCTGGTGGATGGGCTGGGCAGTGCCAGCTACGTGGCGCGTGAAATTGTAGGCGAGAAGGAGCTGGTGGACTTCACTGTGCAGGAGTCGCCGTTCGATCGCTTCTCCAAGCGCGTGGGGGCCAGTGTGGCTGAGCACCTGGCGATGTGGATGGGGTTCCAGGGGCCGCAGTTGCGTTGA
- the fabG gene encoding 3-oxoacyl-ACP reductase FabG: protein MSLQGKVALVTGASRGIGQAIALELGRQGATVIGTATSASGAERIAATLKEHGITGTGMELNVTSAESVEAVLGAIAEQFGAPAILVNNAGITRDNLMLRMKDDEWFDVIDTNLNSLYRLSKGVLRGMTKARWGRIISIGSVVGAMGNAGQANYAAAKAGLEGFSRALAREVGSRGITVNSVTPGFIDTDMTRELPEAQREALQTQIPLGRLGQADEIAKVVSFLASDGAAYVTGATVPVNGGMYM from the coding sequence ATGAGCCTGCAAGGTAAAGTTGCACTGGTCACCGGCGCCAGCCGTGGCATTGGCCAGGCCATCGCCCTCGAGCTGGGCCGCCAGGGCGCGACCGTGATCGGTACCGCCACTTCGGCCTCCGGCGCCGAGCGCATTGCTGCCACCCTGAAAGAGCACGGTATCACCGGCACCGGCATGGAGCTGAACGTGACCAGCGCCGAATCCGTTGAAGCTGTTCTGGGTGCCATCGCCGAACAGTTTGGCGCGCCGGCCATCCTGGTCAACAACGCCGGTATCACTCGCGACAACCTCATGCTGCGCATGAAGGACGACGAGTGGTTCGACGTGATCGACACGAACCTGAACAGCCTCTACCGTCTGTCCAAGGGCGTGCTGCGTGGCATGACCAAGGCACGTTGGGGTCGTATCATCAGCATCGGCTCGGTCGTCGGTGCAATGGGTAACGCTGGCCAGGCCAACTACGCCGCCGCCAAGGCTGGCCTGGAAGGCTTCAGCCGCGCCCTCGCGCGTGAAGTGGGCTCGCGTGGCATCACCGTAAACTCGGTGACTCCGGGCTTCATCGACACCGACATGACCCGCGAACTGCCAGAAGCGCAGCGTGAAGCCCTGCAAACCCAGATTCCGCTGGGCCGCCTGGGCCAGGCTGATGAAATCGCCAAGGTGGTTTCGTTCCTGGCGTCCGACGGTGCGGCCTACGTGACCGGCGCTACCGTGCCGGTCAACGGCGGGATGTACATGTAA
- a CDS encoding YceD family protein, which yields MLNDPIPPHVDPRKLADRGVTLNGSLQLADLERLCDPLSDNVGTVQAKFDFERDEQHVVVIHTELNVEVKMVCQRCLELVTLPIYSECTYAVVKEGANTQSLPKGYDVLELGEDPLDLQALVEEELLLALPIVPAHHPEECQQPAGADEPESSKDEVSRSNPFSVLAQLKRDPNV from the coding sequence ATGTTGAATGACCCGATTCCACCTCACGTTGACCCGCGCAAATTAGCCGATCGTGGCGTAACCCTTAACGGTTCGCTGCAACTCGCTGATTTGGAAAGACTCTGCGACCCGCTTTCCGACAATGTCGGTACGGTGCAGGCGAAGTTCGATTTTGAACGAGATGAACAGCACGTGGTGGTTATCCACACCGAGCTGAACGTCGAGGTCAAGATGGTTTGCCAGCGTTGTCTTGAGCTGGTCACCCTGCCGATCTACAGCGAATGTACATACGCTGTGGTGAAGGAGGGTGCGAATACCCAGTCGTTGCCGAAAGGCTATGACGTGCTGGAACTGGGCGAAGATCCTTTGGATCTGCAGGCATTGGTCGAGGAGGAGCTTCTGCTCGCCTTGCCAATCGTGCCTGCTCACCATCCGGAAGAATGCCAGCAGCCGGCGGGCGCAGACGAGCCCGAATCGAGCAAGGACGAGGTATCGCGGTCCAACCCGTTCAGTGTTTTGGCGCAGTTAAAGCGTGACCCAAACGTTTAG
- the rluC gene encoding 23S rRNA pseudouridine(955/2504/2580) synthase RluC — protein MTTNTPPTSGVQLIEVAPELAGQRIDNFLITALKGVPKTLVYRILRKGEVRVNKGRVKPEYKIQAGDIVRVPPVRLPERDEPAPVAQGLLQRLEAAIVYEDKALIVMNKPSGIAVHGGSGLSFGVIEALRQLRPDAKELELVHRLDRDTSGLLMIAKKRSMLRHLHAALRGDGVDKRYMALVRGHWPTSKKQVNAPLLKSNLRSGERMVEVNEEGKEALTLFRVLRRFGEFATIVEARPITGRTHQIRVHTLHAGHMIAGDSKYGDEDFSREIRDLGGKRLFLHAYALTVPLPDGGELKLEAPVDEVWAKTIERLSAS, from the coding sequence ATGACGACCAATACCCCTCCGACTTCCGGCGTTCAGCTGATCGAAGTCGCGCCGGAGCTTGCCGGCCAACGCATCGACAATTTCCTCATCACGGCCCTCAAGGGCGTGCCCAAGACTTTGGTCTACCGCATCCTGCGCAAGGGTGAAGTGCGGGTGAACAAAGGTCGGGTAAAGCCTGAGTACAAGATCCAGGCCGGCGATATCGTGCGGGTACCGCCCGTCCGCCTGCCGGAGCGTGACGAGCCGGCGCCGGTGGCCCAGGGCTTGCTGCAACGCCTTGAGGCGGCCATTGTCTACGAAGACAAGGCGCTTATCGTGATGAACAAGCCGTCCGGCATCGCCGTGCATGGCGGCAGCGGCCTGAGCTTTGGCGTGATCGAAGCGCTGCGCCAGCTGCGCCCGGACGCCAAGGAGCTGGAGCTGGTACACCGCCTGGACCGCGACACCTCCGGCCTGCTGATGATCGCCAAGAAGCGCAGCATGCTGCGCCACCTGCATGCCGCCCTGCGTGGCGATGGTGTCGACAAGCGCTACATGGCGCTGGTGCGCGGCCACTGGCCGACCTCGAAGAAGCAGGTAAACGCTCCGTTGCTCAAGAGCAACCTGCGCTCCGGCGAGCGCATGGTCGAAGTGAACGAGGAGGGCAAGGAAGCGTTGACCCTGTTCCGCGTGCTGCGCCGCTTTGGCGAGTTCGCCACCATTGTCGAGGCCCGTCCGATCACTGGGCGTACCCACCAGATCCGCGTGCACACCCTGCATGCCGGGCACATGATTGCCGGTGACAGCAAATACGGTGACGAAGACTTCAGTCGCGAAATTCGTGATTTGGGGGGCAAGCGCCTGTTCCTGCATGCCTATGCGCTGACCGTGCCGCTGCCGGACGGTGGTGAGCTGAAGCTTGAAGCGCCTGTGGATGAAGTCTGGGCGAAAACCATTGAACGTCTGAGTGCGTCCTGA